One window of the Cryptomeria japonica chromosome 7, Sugi_1.0, whole genome shotgun sequence genome contains the following:
- the LOC131856416 gene encoding disease resistance protein Roq1-like produces the protein MASSSSSSKGKKKFRQPMLWSQWKRASSSSHKASEDHRVFSGIEPHGMRRKISESSRLFDVFINHRGPDVKNTLALQLYKSLEKLRIRAFLDSEEKELGDSFPSTIQKAIRSAAVHIAIFSKGYAESPWCLAELVLMLQTKAKIIPVFCDVTPWALRHIEKGVYANAFNQYREKSRYLDKVEEWKTALQSISFIAGEELNCDCKKIVSAVQKEVQRKKCLTVAKYPVGLPNLVEQFQKQCIAKVVHDFDSQCRMNKQGAGEAKIVGIFGMGGVGKTTLSKELFNRKHPDYDRSCFLFDVREASQKSNLTSLQRKLLGDLFDEDRQSFHSVEEGTSILSDRIRRSHNLSFLIVLDDIDHMEQLDALLISDMMDKFGNSLVIVTTRDVGVLISAGISVAYNLKGMDTTDAKELFCWHAFRRPYPLSGYEELVDLFVGVCGGLPLSLQVLGRRMFMAKIRSFGRELTTDAIRVWEGSGWSAQHALRRLKNKCLVEEMKDYNFRWHSEYSIEEMLVLRMHDHLRDLGREMADESTHPSRLWRSPSLTSMRYENVFTESKGRFLGHFWEPSGITVRFFVGVTEKKAEATIPLLWLELRLHRYPFTNIPRWIPLQNLESLRIINGGLKRLWQNDVQAPVWLKELQLSNVSGLSELNLGRLRCLEKITFYDCRDLKNVTGISELTKLAELKICKCPELGFDEVNFGKLSWLKIIAIDNCKKLVKITGIENLHSLERMQLLYCSNQTIRDYILKMEKVPSDFIQLIGRAADGAVSALNRSLFRDADINVDSAIKIGKKAINDIINKGRDANPWQRFYVQEGEWVMTSVTTKQDEVNNYFVNRNNPRFGYCSPFKRNGRAIHHRIANTSSIWTMTVTVKKGEKYKIPNVIHEIVDRLYQI, from the exons ATggcatcttcttcctcatcttccaagggaaagaaaaagtttaGACAACCAATGCTATGGAGTCAGTGGAAGCGTGCATCTTCTTCGTCCCACAAAGCAAGTGAGGATCATCGTGTTTTCTCTGGAATCGAACCTCATGGCATGAGGAGGAAAATTTCTGAATCTTCAAGATTATTTGATGTCTTCATCAACCATAGAGGTCCTGATGTGAAAAATACTCTGGCCCTTCAGCTTTACAAATCCCTTGAGAAGTTGAGAATACGGGCGTTTCTTGATTCGGAAGAGAAAGAGCTTGGAGATTCGTTTCCATCCACCATTCAGAAAGCCATCCGCTCTGCAGCAGTTCACATAGCCATCTTCTCCAAAGGATATGCAGAGTCCCCATGGTGTTTGGCGGAGCTGGTTCTCATGTTGCAGACTAAAGCTAAGATTATTCCAGTGTTTTGTGACGTGACACCTTGGGCACTACGCCACATAGAAAAAGGAGTCTATGCCAATGCATTCAATCAATATCGCGAGAAATCCAGGTATTTGGATAAAGTTGAGGAATGGAAGACAGCCCTCCAATCTATTTCATTTATTGCCGGTGAAGAGCTCAACTG TGACTGCAAGAAAATAGTGTCAGCAGTGCAAAAGGAGGTACAAAGAAAGAAATGTTTAACTGTTGCCAAATATCCAGTAGGACTTCCTAACCTTGTAGAACAGTTTCAAAAGCAGTGCATTGCTAAGGTTGTCCATGATTTCGACAGCCAGTGTCGGATGAACAAACAAGGAGCAGGGGAAGCTAAGATTGTTGGGATTTTTGGCATGGGTGGTGTAGGAAAAACAACTCTCTCCAAAGAATTGTTCAACCGAAAGCATCCAGATTATGATCGATCCTGTTTTCTGTTTGATGTTCGGGAAGCctctcagaaaagcaatttaacTTCTTTGCAAAGGAAGCTCCTGGGAGATCTCTTTGATGAAGATCGTCAAAGCTTTCATAGCGTAGAGGAAGGCACGAGTATTCTCAGCGATCGAATCCGAAGGAGCCACAATTTAAGCTTCCTAATTGTTCTAGATGATATTGATCACATGGAACAGTTAGATGCTCTATTGATCAGCGATATGATGGATAAATTTGGTAATAGTCTAGTAATTGTTACGACTCGTGATGTGGGAGTGCTCATAAGCGCAGGAATATCGGTTGCTTATAATTTGAAAGGAATGGATACAACAGATGCGAAAGAGCTGTTTTGTTGGCATGCTTTTCGCCGACCTTATCCACTCAGTGGATACGAGGAGCTCGTTGATCTCTTCGTAGGTGTGTGTGGTGGCTTACCGCTGTCTCTTCAAGTTCTGGGCAGGCGCATGTTCATGGCGAAGATCAGAAGTTTTGGGA GAGAATTGACGACAGACGCCATCAGAGTGTGGGAGGGATCAGGATGGAGCGCTCAACATGCACTGCGAAGACTCAAAAATAAGTGTCTAGTTGAAGAAATGAAAGATTATAATTTCAGGTGGCACTCAGAATATTccattgaagaaatgttagtattGAGAATGCATGACCATTTGCGGGACTTGGGACGAGAAATGGCAGATGAATCGACTCATCCTAGTCGCCTGTGGCGTTCTCCATCTTTG ACATCAATGCGATACGAAAACGTATTCACCGAAAGCAAAGGTAGATTTTTGGGTCATTTCTGGGAACCGTCAGGTATCACTGTCAGATTCTTTGTAGGTGTAACAGAGAAAAAGGCTGAGGCGACAATCCCTTTATTATGGCTTGAGCTAAGATTACATCGGTATCCATTCACAAACATTCCTCGATGGATTCCTCTTCAAAATTTGGAATCTTTACGAATCATTAATGGAGGTCTGAAAAGATTATGGCAGAATGATGTACAG gCACCCGTATGGCTAAAAGAACTTCAGCTCTCTAACGTATCTGGACTGTCTGAGCTAAACTTAGGTCGTCTGCGCTGTCTGGAAAAAATCACATTTTATGATTGCAGAGATCTGAAAAATGTGACAGGGATATCTGAACTTACGAAGCTAGCAGAATTGAAGATTTGCAAATGTCCAGAGCTTGGGTTTGACGAAGTAAATTTTGGCAAACTCAGCTGGTTGAAGATAATTGCTATTGACAACTGTAAGAAGCTGGTGAAAATAACAGGCATTGAAAACTTGCATTCATTGGAAAGAATGCAACTCTTATATTGCAGCAATCAAACAATTAGGGATTACATTCTAAAGATGGAG AAGGTGCCATCAGACTTTATTCAACTAATTGGTAGAGCAGCAGATGGAGCAGTGTCAGCCCTAAATAGAAGTCTCTTTCGTGACGCAGATATTAATGTCGATTCAGCCATCAAAATTGGCA AAAAGGCGATTAACGACATCATCAACAAAGGACGTGATGCAAATCCATGGCAGAGATTTTACGTTCAAGAAGGCGAATGGGTTATGACCTCGGTAACTACTAAACAGGATGAAGTAAACAATTATTTTGTTAACAGGAATAATCCACGCTTTGGTTATTGCTCTCCCTTTAAAAGGAACGGTAGAGCAATCCATCATCGAATAGCGAACACGTCGTCCATATGGACAATGACAGTCACTGTGAAGAaaggtgaaaaatataaaattccgAATGTAATACATGAAATTGTTGATCGGCTATATCAAATTTGA